In one window of Siphonobacter curvatus DNA:
- a CDS encoding GNAT family N-acetyltransferase: protein MTIHELTWIKLTQAALEALVNRDLQQASTLIGVQLDSFFSTDDAVWLWDIRLNQARQDPRSLDWIAQVVTSNQQVVGHAGFHGPPDQMGMVEVAYSVVPAQRGQGYAKAMLHDLLYRARAEKEVQIVRATISPDNAASLATIRPFGFTYKGQQLDDMDGIEYIFELDSQSLQIEID from the coding sequence ATGACGATTCACGAACTAACCTGGATTAAGCTTACTCAAGCAGCCTTAGAAGCTTTAGTTAACCGAGATCTACAACAGGCTAGTACCCTAATAGGCGTTCAACTTGATTCATTCTTTAGTACGGATGACGCCGTTTGGCTATGGGATATTCGACTTAACCAAGCTCGTCAAGACCCTCGCAGCTTGGATTGGATAGCACAAGTGGTTACGTCTAACCAACAGGTGGTAGGCCATGCAGGATTTCATGGGCCTCCTGATCAGATGGGTATGGTTGAGGTCGCTTACTCCGTAGTACCGGCACAACGAGGACAGGGTTATGCGAAGGCCATGTTGCATGATCTCCTTTATCGAGCTAGAGCTGAAAAGGAAGTTCAAATCGTTCGAGCAACGATTAGCCCTGATAACGCTGCTTCATTAGCAACCATTCGTCCCTTTGGATTTACCTACAAAGGCCAACAACTGGATGATATGGATGGGATAGAGTATATTTTCGAGCTTGATAGCCAAAGCCTTCAAATTGAGATTGATTAA